One part of the Rutidosis leptorrhynchoides isolate AG116_Rl617_1_P2 chromosome 1, CSIRO_AGI_Rlap_v1, whole genome shotgun sequence genome encodes these proteins:
- the LOC139902240 gene encoding secreted RxLR effector protein 161-like, producing the protein MENERVAKNPLSVNHGITPKNTGAKVNPTLYMAIIGSLIYLTASRLDIMFATCLCARYQAQPNVNHMLAAKKIMQYLKGTPSLGLWYPRKDGFELTAYSDSNYGGCKIDFKSTSGGCQFLGSRLVSWQCKKQTAVAQSTCEAEYIAAASCTSEVVWIQQQLRDYDQTHRDQVPFHRDCYEKRLIDVLQIGTKTQRADLFTKAFDRPRLLFLLNVLGVREGAEVVSEKELLE; encoded by the exons ATGGAGAATGAACGAGTTGCCAAGAATCCTctatcggtgaatcacgggattacaccaAAAAATACTGGAGCAAAGGTCAACCCGACTCTTTACATGGCTATTATTGGTTCCTTGATATACCTTACAGCATCTCGTCTAGATATCATGTTCGCAACATGCTTGTGCGCTCGTTATCAAGCACAACCAAATGTGAATCATATGCTCGCAGCAAAGAAGATCATGCAGTATCTCAAGGGGACTCCAAGTTTGGGCTTATGGTATCCACGGAAGGATGGATTTGAGTTGACAGCATACAGTGACTCCAACTATGGAGGATGCAAAATAGATTTCAAATCTACCTCTGGAGGTTGTCAGTTTCTGGGTAGCAGGCTTGTGAGTTGGCAGTGTAAGAAACAGACCGCTGTTGCAcaatccacgtgtgaagctgaatatattgctgcaGCAAGTTGTACATCTGAAGTTGTCTGGATCCAACAACAGTTGCGGGATTATg accaaacacatagggatcaaGTACCATTTCATAGGGATTGTTATGAAAAGCGCTTAATAGATGTCCTTCAGATAGGTACAAAGACCCAACGTGCTGACCTATTCACTAAAGCCTTTGATAGACCACGTTTGCTATTCTTACTAAATGTTTTGGGTGTGAGAGAAGGGGCAGAAGTTGTGTCCGAAAAGGAGTTATTGGAGTAA